One genomic region from Prionailurus bengalensis isolate Pbe53 chromosome C1, Fcat_Pben_1.1_paternal_pri, whole genome shotgun sequence encodes:
- the LOC122481002 gene encoding 60S ribosomal protein L37-like: MTKGTSSFGKCRNKTHTLCRRCGSKACHLQKSTCGKCGYPATWKRKCNCSAKAKRRNTTGTGRMRHLKIVYRRFRHGFREGTTPKPKRGAVAASSSS, from the coding sequence ATGACGAAGGGGACGTCATCGTTTGGAAAGTGTCGCAATAAGACGCACACGTTGTGCCGCCGCTGTGGCTCGAAGGCCTGCCACCTTCAGAAGTCGACCTGTGGCAAATGTGGCTATCCTGCCACGTGGAAGAGAAAGTGTAACTGCAGTGCCAAGGCTAAAAGAAGAAATACCACTGGGACCGGTCGAATGAGGCACCTAAAAATTGTATACCGCAGATTCAGGCATGGATTCCGTGAAGGAACAACGCCTAAACCCAAGAGGGGAGCTGTTGCAGCATCCAGTTCATCTTAG